One genomic window of Ornithorhynchus anatinus isolate Pmale09 chromosome 10, mOrnAna1.pri.v4, whole genome shotgun sequence includes the following:
- the TMBIM6 gene encoding bax inhibitor 1: MNVFDRKINFDALLKFSHISPSTQQHLKKVYASFALCMFVAAAGAYVHVVTRFVQAGLLSGLGSLGLMLWLLATPHSRETEHKRLSILAAFAFLTGVGLGPALDLCIAINPSIIPTAFVGTAVVFSCFSLSALYAQRRSYLFLGGILMSAMSLMVLSSLGNLFLGSMWLFQVNLYVGLVVMCGFVLFDTQLIIEKAENGDKDYIWHCVDLFLDFITLFRKLMMILAMNEKDKKKEKK; the protein is encoded by the exons ATGAACGTGTTCGATCGGAAGATCAACTTTGATGCGCTCTTGAAGTTTTCCCACAT ctccccgtcCACCCAGCAGCACCTGAAGAAGGTCTATGCCAGCTTCGCCCTGTGCATGTTTGTGGCGGCCGCCGGGGCCTACGTCCATGTGGTCACCCGCTTCGTCCAG GCCGGCCTGCTCTCGGGCCTGGGCTCCCTGGGGCTGATGCTGTGGCTTCTGGCAACGCCCCACAGCCGGGAGACGGAGCACAAGAGACTGAGCATCCTGGCCGCGTTCGCCTTCCTCACAG GAGTCGGCCTGGGCCCGGCACTGGACCTGTGCATCGCCATCAATCCCAG CATCATCCCCACAGCCTTCGTGGGCACCGCGGTGGTCTtcagctgcttctccctgagCGCGCTCTACGCCCAGCGACGCAGCTACCTCTTCCTGGGAG GAATCTTGATGTCGGCCATGAGCCTGATGGTCCTCTCCTCGCTGGGCAACCTGTTCCTCGGTTCCATGTGGCTCTTCCAG GTTAACCTGTATGTGGGGCTCGTGGTCATGTGTGGCTTTGTCCTGTTCGATACTCAACTCATCATTGAGAAAGCCGAGAACGGCGACAAGGATTACATCTG GCACTGCGTCGACCTCTTCCTGGATTTCATCACCCTCTTCAGGAAACTCATGATGATCCTAGCCATGAACGAGAAG gacaagaagaaggagaagaagtga